In Brienomyrus brachyistius isolate T26 chromosome 3, BBRACH_0.4, whole genome shotgun sequence, the following proteins share a genomic window:
- the lrmda gene encoding leucine-rich melanocyte differentiation-associated protein isoform X1, translated as MPAADHLTSARGSVKSAPSTESGSSTATSPRRTAMAVVAGSQISYIGQDIEEIPASLGEQYGGLARRLDISFNQLKSLAGLKAFAQLEELVADNNLLGNDLGLPHLPRLRTLTLNKNQITDVAALVEHLHKATPSLEYLSLLGNHACPNELVSLENNEEDYQRYRHFVLHKLNKLKFLDSRQVGERERAEAETRGAFMKVVKPTAEADCDNARNEPVSQQYTPLPKGSQDDKGHKGVFAKCRYAYYGKHSEGNRFICNDQL; from the exons ATGCCGGCTGCAGATCACCTGACTTCGGCACGCGGAAGTGTGAAGTCTGCGCCCTCAACTGAGTCCGGCAGCAGCACAGCCACCTCACCGCGACGCACGGCAATGGCCGTCGTGGCCGGATCTCAG atttcttacatTGGACAAGACATTGAAGAAATCCCAGCCTCTCTTGGAGAACAGTATGGTGGGCTTGCCAGGCGTTTGGATATCAGCTTCAATCAGCTGAA GTCGCTGGCAGGCCTGAAGGCGTTTGCGCAGCTGGAAGAGCTCGTCGCAGATAACAATCTCCTGGGAAATGACCTGGGGCTGCCCCATTTGCCTCGTCTCCGCACCCTGACGCTCAATAAGAACCAGAT CACAGACGTTGCCGCCCTGGTGGAGCACCTGCATAAAGCAACACCTTCGCTGGAGTACCTGAGTCTGCTGGGCAATCATGCATGTCCAAACGAGCTGGTGAGCCTGGAGAACAATGAGGAGGATTACCAGCGCTATAG GCATTTTGTGCTGCACAAATTGAACAAGCTGAAGTTCCTGGACAGCAGACAGGTGGGTGAGCGTGAGCGGGCAGAGGCAGAGACACGAGGGGCCTTCATGAAGGTGGTGAAGCCCACGGCTGAGGCG GACTGTGATAATGCCAGGAATGAACCTGTGAGCCAGCAGTATACTCCACTGCCTAAAGGCTCACAAGACGACAAAGGCCACAAAG GGGTGTTTGCCAAGTGCCGCTACGCTTACTATGGAAAGCACTCCGAGGGCAACCGCTTCATCTGCAATGATCAACTGTGA
- the lrmda gene encoding leucine-rich melanocyte differentiation-associated protein isoform X2, producing MPAADHLTSARGSVKSAPSTESGSSTATSPRRTAMAVVAGSQISYIGQDIEEIPASLGEQYGGLARRLDISFNQLKSLAGLKAFAQLEELVADNNLLGNDLGLPHLPRLRTLTLNKNQISDVAALVEHLHKATPSLEYLSLLGNHACPNELVSLENNEEDYQRYRHFVLHKLNKLKFLDSRQVGERERAEAETRGAFMKVVKPTAEADCDNARNEPVSQQYTPLPKGSQDDKGHKGVFAKCRYAYYGKHSEGNRFICNDQL from the exons ATGCCGGCTGCAGATCACCTGACTTCGGCACGCGGAAGTGTGAAGTCTGCGCCCTCAACTGAGTCCGGCAGCAGCACAGCCACCTCACCGCGACGCACGGCAATGGCCGTCGTGGCCGGATCTCAG atttcttacatTGGACAAGACATTGAAGAAATCCCAGCCTCTCTTGGAGAACAGTATGGTGGGCTTGCCAGGCGTTTGGATATCAGCTTCAATCAGCTGAA GTCGCTGGCAGGCCTGAAGGCGTTTGCGCAGCTGGAAGAGCTCGTCGCAGATAACAATCTCCTGGGAAATGACCTGGGGCTGCCCCATTTGCCTCGTCTCCGCACCCTGACGCTCAATAAGAACCAGATATC AGACGTTGCCGCCCTGGTGGAGCACCTGCATAAAGCAACACCTTCGCTGGAGTACCTGAGTCTGCTGGGCAATCATGCATGTCCAAACGAGCTGGTGAGCCTGGAGAACAATGAGGAGGATTACCAGCGCTATAG GCATTTTGTGCTGCACAAATTGAACAAGCTGAAGTTCCTGGACAGCAGACAGGTGGGTGAGCGTGAGCGGGCAGAGGCAGAGACACGAGGGGCCTTCATGAAGGTGGTGAAGCCCACGGCTGAGGCG GACTGTGATAATGCCAGGAATGAACCTGTGAGCCAGCAGTATACTCCACTGCCTAAAGGCTCACAAGACGACAAAGGCCACAAAG GGGTGTTTGCCAAGTGCCGCTACGCTTACTATGGAAAGCACTCCGAGGGCAACCGCTTCATCTGCAATGATCAACTGTGA
- the LOC125738122 gene encoding voltage-dependent anion-selective channel protein 2-like, producing MAVPPSYGDLGKSAKDIFNKGYGFGVVKLDVKTKSASGVEFKTSGSSNTDTNKVVGSLETKYKRSEYGLTFTEKWTTDNTLGTEITIEDQIAKGLKLTFDTTFSPNSGKKSGKVKTAYKREYVNLGCDVDFDFAGPTIHGTAVLGYDGWLAGYQMTFDSAKSKLTQNNFAVGYRTGDFQLHTNINDGSEFGGSIYQKVNDKLETAVNLAWAAGSNSTRFGVAAKYQLDPSASISAKVNNASLIGVGYTQTLRPGVKLTLSALVDGKSINTGGHKLGLGLELEA from the exons ATGGCTGTTCCTCCATCATATGGTGATCTCGGCAAATCTGCCAAGGACATCTTCAACAAAGGATATG GCTTTGGTGTGGTGAAGCTTGATGTGAAGACCAAGTCAGCTAGTGGGGTG GAGTTCAAAACCTCAGGTTCATCCAACACTGACACCAATAAAGTGGTTGGGAGTCTAGAAACCAAGTACAAGCGTTCGGAGTATGGCCTGACATTCACAGAGAAGTGGACCACTGACAACACGCTGGGAACTGAGATCACCATAGAAGACCAG ATTGCCAAAGGCCTGAAGCTTACTTTCGACACTACTTTTTCTCCCAATTCtgg AAAGAAGAGTGGAAAAGTCAAAACAGCCTACAAGCGTGAATATGTCAACCTTGGCTGTGATGTGGACTTTGACTTTGCCGGGCCCACCATCCATGGGACCGCTGTGCTTGGCTATGACGGATGGCTGGCTGGGTATCAGATGACATTTGACAGCGCAAAGTCCAAACTGACCCAGAATAACTTTGCAGTGGGCTACAGGACTGGGGACTTCCAGCTTCATACCAACAT TAATGATGGATCTGAGTTTGGTGGGTCCATCTACCAGAAGGTGAATGACAAGTTGGAGACTGCAGTAAACCTGGCCTGGGCCGCTGGCAGTAACAGCACCCGCTTCGGTGTTGCTGCCAAGTACCAGCTGGACCCCAGTGCCTCTATCAGT GCTAAAGTGAACAACGCCAGTCTGATTGGAGTCGGCTACACGCAGACACTGAGGCCAG GTGTCAAGCTCACATTGTCTGCCCTGGTTGACGGCAAGAGCATCAACACTGGTGGCCACAAGCTAGGCCTGGGATTGGAGCTGGAGGCCTAA